ATTGTGATCAACACAACGGCTGCTGGAATGCATCCTCATGTTGATGACGTACCAGTTGATCCTGCACTGATCCGTGAAGGAGCAGCGGTGAGTGATCTGATCTACAATCCGCTGGAGACCCGTCTGCTTCGAGAGTCTCGGTTACGTGGATGCACAGTGCACGGTGGTCTGGGGATGTTTGTATACCAGGGCGCAGTGGCCTTTGAACATTGGCTTGGCATCCCGGCTCCAGTGGAGACGATGAGACGAGCAGTGCTAAACAGTTTTGAAGTGTGAAAATGATATTAAGAGTACAGGCAGACAACGAGTGCAGAACCAATCTGAAGAAACGAAGTGGTCGCTTAAAAGCTTTCTGCAAGAAAGCTGCTTCGGAAGCATAAGCTATCACCGGATTTTCCCTTTGTGAAAAGGGATCAGAAAAATCTGGGGATAACAGCGATCGGAAGATGGTACTGCAATCGGAGTCACATTGTGTACTCAGTGATCATTTTCACCATTGAAAAATAATAATTGAATGGTCAGGTCCGGACAGTTTTTGCGCTGTCGATCAGGGCCTGCTCAACATAAGGAGTATGGAGTATTCATGTTAAACGGTAAACAAAAGCGCTTTTTGCGGTCACAGGCACATCACCTGACCCCTGTATTTCAGATTGGTAAAGGTGGAACCAACGAGCACCTGTTCCGTCACATCGAAGATGCGATTGAGAAGCGCGAATTGATGAAAGTGCAAGTGTTGAACAACAATGACGAGGACAGAAAAGAGATGGCAGAAGAAGTTGCCCGTGAAACGGGAAGTGAGCTTGTACAACTCATCGGTAACACAATCATCCTGTACAAAGAATCTCGCGATAACAAACAAATCGAACTACCTAGATAAGGGAGCGTGACGCAGGTGAAGATCGGCATCATGGGTGGTACGTTTGATCCGATCCACATGGGACACCTCCTGGCAGCTGAAGCGGCAAGGGATTCACATGCATTGGATGAGATCTGGTTCATGCCTTCCCATGTTCCACCTCACAAACGCGGAGCCGGAGCTTCGGGACAGCAACGTCTCGATATGACGGAAGCGGCTGTGAAGGGTGTGCAGCAATATGAGGTGCTGGGTATCGAGATGGAATTGGGCGGAGTGTCTTATACCATTGATACGATGAAGGAACTGTGGCGTCGCCATCCTGAACATGAATTTTATTTCATTATCGGGGCGGATATGGTGAACTATCTTCCCAAATGGGAGCAGATTGAAGAGCTTGCAGAACGCTTAACCTTTATCGGAGTTGGTCGGCCGGGCTTCCAGTTACATCTGGATGATTTACCAGATGAGTTACAGGATCGGGTCCTGCTGGCCGAGATGCCCTTGGTCGATATTTCATCGACAGCCGTACGCAGACGTCTGGCCAAAGGACATTCGGTACGCTTCATGATTCCTGATGAAGTGCACCAATACATTGTAAGGAGCGGTTTATATGGCACTAAGCCGTGATGAACTGATTCAAGCCGTATCCGGACAAATGCCGGAAAAACGCTGGAAGCATACACTGGGTGTAATGGAATCGTCAGTGATGTTGGCTGAAAAATACGGTGCTGATCCTGTGAAAGCAGATCTGGCAGCGATATTGCATGATGTGGCGAAGTACTGGCCCATAGCGGAGATGGAAGCGGTCATCCGTGATAACGGATTAAACCAGGAACTTCTGCAGCATGACAAGCAGCTCTGGCATTCCGAAGTCGGTGCTTTTGTAGCCAAGCGTGATTACGGTGTGGAAGATTCCGAAGTTATTAATGCCATCCGGTGGCATACCTCGGGTCGGGTAGGCATGAGCTTGCTGGACAAAGTGGTATGTCTTGCCGATTACATTGAACCGGGACGAGATTTCCCGGGAGTAGATCACATTCGCGAACAGGCTGAACGTAGTCTGGAGGAAGGTTTAATTGCCGGATTCGATTCGACGATCAGCTTGCTGATCTCACAGCGCCGTGTCATTTATCCTTTGACCATGCTGTCGCGGAATGACTTAATTGCACAATTATAGAGGTTGTTCAAAAAGTCCACTTTTGATTACGAAGGATCTTTTTGAACACACAATTATAAATTATGGAGGTTGGTTCATGACAGTATCATCGAAAGAACTTATGAATATGGCGGTTGCTGCCGCTGACGACAAAAAGGCATCCAATATTGTAGCGTTGGATCTGATTAATGTTTCTCTGGTGGCAGATTATTTTGTTATTTGTCACGGAAATTCCGATACACAGGTACAAGCCATTGCCACTGAAATTCGCAAACAGGCTCATGCAGCCGGAGCGACGATCAAAGGTATCGAAGGTATGGATTCCGCACGTTGGGTATTGATGGACATGGGCGATGTTGTTGTTCATATCTTCCACCGCGACGAGCGTGAATACTACAACATTGAACGACTATGGTCTGATGCCAAAGTGGTGGAAACTGTATGAGTTTGATTGCTGGAACAGTCGTCTCTTTGCCGGTTTCACGTGAAGTGTCTCCGTTTGGCTTCTTTTTGACGACAGGATCGGAAGATGTACTGCTTCACTACACCGAGTTAACACGGGATATTAAAATTGGTGAGACGCTTGAGGTATTTGTATTCTTTGATACAGAAGATCGTCTGGCCGTAACGATGAAAAAGCCTTATCTCATGCTTGGCGAAATGGCACGACTGGTTGTGGCAGATGTTCACCCACGACTGGGCTGTTTCTTGGAAATGGGTCTTG
The nucleotide sequence above comes from Paenibacillus sp. W2I17. Encoded proteins:
- the rsfS gene encoding ribosome silencing factor, which codes for MTVSSKELMNMAVAAADDKKASNIVALDLINVSLVADYFVICHGNSDTQVQAIATEIRKQAHAAGATIKGIEGMDSARWVLMDMGDVVVHIFHRDEREYYNIERLWSDAKVVETV
- the yqeK gene encoding bis(5'-nucleosyl)-tetraphosphatase (symmetrical) YqeK, with the protein product MALSRDELIQAVSGQMPEKRWKHTLGVMESSVMLAEKYGADPVKADLAAILHDVAKYWPIAEMEAVIRDNGLNQELLQHDKQLWHSEVGAFVAKRDYGVEDSEVINAIRWHTSGRVGMSLLDKVVCLADYIEPGRDFPGVDHIREQAERSLEEGLIAGFDSTISLLISQRRVIYPLTMLSRNDLIAQL
- the yhbY gene encoding ribosome assembly RNA-binding protein YhbY, with the protein product MLNGKQKRFLRSQAHHLTPVFQIGKGGTNEHLFRHIEDAIEKRELMKVQVLNNNDEDRKEMAEEVARETGSELVQLIGNTIILYKESRDNKQIELPR
- a CDS encoding nicotinate-nucleotide adenylyltransferase, which encodes MKIGIMGGTFDPIHMGHLLAAEAARDSHALDEIWFMPSHVPPHKRGAGASGQQRLDMTEAAVKGVQQYEVLGIEMELGGVSYTIDTMKELWRRHPEHEFYFIIGADMVNYLPKWEQIEELAERLTFIGVGRPGFQLHLDDLPDELQDRVLLAEMPLVDISSTAVRRRLAKGHSVRFMIPDEVHQYIVRSGLYGTKP